The Bombus pascuorum chromosome 13, iyBomPasc1.1, whole genome shotgun sequence nucleotide sequence AGTAAGATACTAGGTACAAACTATTGCACCGTGTTCTCTGTACTTAGAAGTCCCGAAGAGGGTGAATCGTTTAAACGGATCATCTGAAAGAATCGTCCAACGAACAGAAAAGCAAAGACCATAACCGTGAGAAAGAGCAAGAATTTGAGTACGTTTGAGCCGCGAGGGCGATTAGTCAGGATTGAACAGCCGGATCACGAGTGATAATTACGAGTGAGGAGCAGTGCTAAAAACGAGTGCATTGGTTTTCGcgcgtgaaaaaataaaagtgttAATCATTGAAGGAGTTCGTGGGAGACGTGTGATCACCTTCGACAAAAGAACTTGGACGTTGACGTAATCAATTCTATATATAGGTGTTCGAAATTCACGAAACCGTGAAACGaacattatataaaagagCGAAGTACTCTCGATCGCggacaataatttttcttttctttcgtgcaTCTGTTAGAATCGACATTTACTCCCAATCTAGACATTTTCTCCCTGTGATCAATTGTACTTTTCAATCGAACACTCGTGTACTTAAATCCTTAGAAAATCGATAATCGCTTTGTAAATTTACTTAGTGATTGTGAAGATCTTGGAACAATATCGTTAGTCGTACGATCGATACATCATTTATCGACCCGATCGTTTAATCGATAAGACAGGTCTCTATTGATCGAAGAGGATCCACGAAGTTTCCCTGCCGATCGACACACCCGACGGCATCCAAAATACTCTTATAACCCGTAATGTATTTGAGATCGCACGTTGAGGCAGCAAAAGGGAGGCACGAGAATGCAAGAGAGGCGATAGAAGTTGGCTGCGGAACAAAAGGTCGAGGTAACATTGGATCGGCCGCGAGAGACAAGGGCAAGACGAAGAGATCTCTGGTGAACTGCTGGGATTTCGAAGAGCCTCAGCTGCTTCATCCGAGATTGGCCGACAGAGATTCAAAACAGGCGTGCGTACGACGCGGTATGAGCGAAGGTGAACGAGCAGTGACCACGCCACGAATTGGCTGGCGAAAGCTTACTGATCCTGGCGACTGACACGAATCCAGGAACTCGGGGGCAGGTCCGAAGCGATAGCATCAGCTACTGTTTCATCGTCAACGTCATCGTTGTCCTGCCACTCAAACAATTAGCCACTGCCACTTGAACTCTCGTGGAAGAAAGATCTTCGAACCTCGATCCATTCGACAGGATACCGCTATATCCTGACGCATCTTGGTCCCTGTCGATGTCAGCCAAATGCAAGAGAACGCTCTGTTGAGATTTACGTCGAGAACATTGAAGACGGACCCGAAAATGGCGGGTAATCGGTGTCGGTAGCAGACGGGGTTATTGCCTAAAAGAGCGATCTCCTCGTCTTGCATTATTCCTAGGGGAGCCACATCTGAACCGTTCAATTGGTTTCGGCTAGAATCCCATTTTTCTCTCTTGTCACGAGTATTTTATTCTCGTCGATCTCCCTCTGAAGCCAGTTGACGAACTTTGTGTCGTTGttcttgttttttcttctctttgttCATACCGTTGTTGaataaaacaacaaaaacaaacgGGTCCGCGGTTGACCCATAGACAATAAATCGTAGGTGATAAGAGTAGTGGTAAAATGTAGTTGTGAAACGATTAAGGATTCAAATTTGGAAGAAGGATAAGAAACGTCGAAAGGGAAAAACCCCCTGTCGTGATACCGCAAGCAGTATCCTCGCTGAGTGATCTCCCGTGAGACCACGAACAATTATAccaaatttaaaaagagagaggagaaacatacatacatacatatatatatattatatatatatatagatagatattacatacatatatatagtattcGCGCTTAAGATCTGCTCCTTTTTCTGCGATCATCATGCCGCCTACTCCGAATAAATTGAACTTGAGCTTCGCCAGAAACGCGTACAGCGTGTTTGGAACACGCGGTACTAATACCACCGCTGATCAACAGCGCGAGCAGAAAACGGAACTTTTGGAGGGTAAGAGATCACCGCCTACTTAATCAAATTATTTGGCAGCGATTCTATCGAATCGTCCTTGACGATCCTACCGAATGAAATCGCCGTCCATAAATAACGTACCATTGATAGTCCGTTTAATTGATGATTACGAGCATTTCACATTGTTACGAAGCAATTTATTTCACGCGgttatttctatgaaatttcatcgccTGTCGTCGATTATATCGATCTAATTATTTGGCCATTGTGTTATTTCAGGAACCAGAGGCAATGGAATTCTCCACCTAAAGAATGGCATCGATTACATCAACCCTGGTGAAGAAGatcaaatggaaatttatgggtaggtacatacatacatatcgCGTGTTGAAAGTGTCACGATGTTATGCAACGCCTTTTCCTGTTTCCTCTAGATACAAGAGAAACAATATTCTAACCGCCGTTACTTGGTTCTTGATTATCATTACCGGAGGGCTTCTTAGATTGGTCTTTCACTGGATACCGCATCTTATGTTGCTAGCAACTCATTCCAAATGTCAATTAGAAACCGCAGACACTGTTTTGCTGGTAGAAAAATTCCAAGGAAAACACACgagttattacgtaaagaaaTTGCAGACTTTGGCCGCTCAAGATATACTGTAagcatttcttattttatcaacgacatcttttttattaatttcaagctaatattttacatatatttcaagcGGTAAACCTTTCGATGGAAAATCATTGATGGATAACGAACCATGGATGGAGAACGGCAGCGTGATAACCGTCAAGGAAGTAAAGGAAGAATATCCTTCCTCACTCTCGCTGCATTTAGCTGGTGGACAATTTAAACGTAAGTATTCAATGattaagagaaatatttttttttttttgtggtaAGAAAAGTCTtctggaaaatatttcttcttcgtatAAAGAgattaatcaatttatatttgtatacagAGGTTCCGTCGATCATTCTGTTCCACTGCAAGAAGTTAACTTACGTTTGGGACCCCGAGAGATCCGAGTTCCTAAAACTTCGTGGTTTAGACGTTGGTGTCCTAACTTCCACATTACATCAAATGCAAGGATTAAATTCGCTTGAACAGCATATGAGGCAAATATCCACAAAAATTCccataaacataataaatttattttgcgacactttatctaaaaaatattttccgatTTCTTTACAGACGTTGCGTTTACGGAAACAATGAAATCGTGATTCGAGTAAAGAGTATTTTAACGCTGCTTTGTCTCGAGGTCCTTAATCCATTCTACGTCTTCCAACTGTTTAGTTTTTGTCTCTGGATTGCCGAcaactattattattacgccATGGTCATCTTGGCCATGTCCAGCGTCGGCATAATTATGGCAGTCTTCCAGACTCGTCGGGTATGAAACTTTTCGGTCGCTTGTTGCATCAATCTctgaattatattaataaccaAGGATCCTTTTGCAGAACCAACACAACTTACGTTCCACTGTACACTCTTCCGACGTGGCAACGGTGATGAGAGACCGCGCGACCGGGCAAACAGCGACCGTGCCTGCTGAAAAATTGGTACCTGGTGACATTTTGGTTATTCCATCTCATGGCTGTTTGATGCCTTGTGACGCAGTGCTTCTGACTGGGAATTGCATTCTGAATGAATCTATGTTGACCGGAGAGTCGGTTCCTGTCACAAAAACACCTATTCCTTCGTCTAATGAAATGATATACGACATTAAGGAACATGCGAGACACACCCTGTTCTGTGGTACTCGAGTTATTCAAACGAGATACTACGGTTCGGAGAAGGTAACTCGAAACattagaatttctaattaattttctaagttCGTTATTACTAGACAtatctatgcaaattcatatttttacggGCAGAACTGAAAAAAATGAGACCTGAACAGAgatttgtttctttaaatattttatatattcttgcatattatatgcattctatgcatttttgcatttcctataaatttataaaaatctgcagtctaaTTATTGTATAGGGACTTTGGAAAATGATTAATGATTATTGACcgcataatttatttttcttacagGTTTTAGCTGTTGTCGTGAGAACTGGGTTCAACACCAGCAAAGGTGGACTGGTCAGATCCATTATGTACCCTCCACCCGTCGATTTTAAGTTTGAACAAGATTCTTACAAGTTCGTCGTATTATTGGCTGGTATAGCTAGTATTGGCGTGATTTACACCATTGTGACGAAAGCTATGAGAGGTGTCCCAAACCATCACATCGCTCTTGAAGCATTAGATCTGGTTACCATCGTAGTACCGCCAGCTCTACCAGCGGCTATGACAGTTGGTCGAATGGTGGCACAACGCAGACTCGAGAAAAACAAGATTTACTGTACGAGTCCAAGAACGATCAATGTGTCAGGATCAATTGACTGCATCTGTTTTGACAAAACTGGGACGCTGACTGAAGATGGTCTTGACATGTGGGGCGTAGTGAATACCATCGATAAGAAGTTCCAGCCGCCTATCAAAGATATCACATCCTTGCCCCTAAACGATCTTCTCATCGGAATGGTGACTTGCCACGGAATCACTATAATAGAAAATCAACTCGTCGGAGATCCACTCGATCTAAAAATGTTTGAGTCTACGGGTTGGAGCTTGGAAGAGCCCGATGTATCCGATACGTCAAAATTCTCGATGCTTTTCCCTACAATAGTGCGACCACCAAAAGGCTCCAATCTATTGAAGAAGCTACCCAACGAAATAAGAATCTCGATCAGCCGACAAAATTCTATGTCTTCTGACGTGATCGATAACATCTCTTTAAACAACATTGATACCACGTTGACTGGTTCCACGACAGAATTGGGGGAGCAAGGTTTAGAAATTGGAATCGTTCGTCAATTTCCGTTCACATCTAGTCTCCAAAGGATGAGCGTGATTACCAGGACGTTGGGAGCTAATCATTACGACCTCTATTGCAAAGGCAGCCCAGAAATGATTCTCAGTCTCTCCAGAGCAGAAACCAGTAAATATTGCAACacatcttttaaattttgtgtTTTAAACTCTCTTCAAGTTATGACTAATCGTATTGTTTTTATAGTCCCAGCAGATTTTGGCACTGTGTTACAAGACTATACTTCGGAAGGCTACCGTGTGATCGGCCTCGCACACAAATCTTTGAATCGTCTTCCTTACGCCAAAGTCCAGCGATTGAGTCGCGAATCTGCAGAGTCCGATCTGACGTTCTTAGCATTCGTCATTATGGAAAACAGATTGAAACCAGAAACCACGCCTGTGATCAGTGCATTAAACACTGCCTGTATAAAGACTGTCATGGTAACTGGTGACAATATGCTGACTGCACTATCCGTTGCCAGAGACTGTGACATCGTGAAGCCAGGTACACCCGTCATTGCGGTTTCTGCCACTCAGCAGAACCAGATGAAACCACAAATCTATTTCACGAAGAGCAGCAGTCAGCCATCTATGGGACACGGAGATCTCAGCGAAATGACTGATTTGAATAGTGTAGCTagcttggaaacagtggagaGTGGCTCCTTTGGGAATAATCAGTTCGATAACGATGTCAATTATTTAGCCGACGAGTAAGTTCATTCAGCTATACACCATTATCTTTACATTTACTACTACAGTAAATTAGTGCGAAACTTACACATTCGCTTATTTCATAGTTTaggattaaatttaaattaatccaATAGCGAACGTGTTAACATCTAATTCCTCACTTTTGTGTGTCATTGTTTCAGCTTACACCATTCAAAAAACAAATACGTGTTTTCTCTCACGGGTAAAACGTGGGCACTAGTCAAACAATATTACCCAGAACTGATTCCCAAACTTGTCACTCGTGGAGCAATCTTTGCGAGGATGTCGCCAGACCAGAAGCAACAACTCGTTCAGGAATTGCAATCTTTGGGATACTATGTTGGTACGTAACTGAATTCTTCttcaaacaatttatattatcttgatcgaaacgttaattttaaatattattttcagctATGGTAGGTGATGGGGCAAACGACTGTGGAGCTTTGAAAGCTGCCCACACCGGAATTTCTCTCTCTGACACTGAATCTTCAGTAGCATCGCCGTTTACAAGTCGCGAGACTAACATTTCTTGCGTATTGACCGTGATTCGAGAGGGTCGCGCAGCTTTGGTCACTTCCTTCGGAATTTTCAAGTATATGGCTAGTTACTCGCTCACTCAATTCATCTCCGTGATGCTGCTGTACAGTTTCGAGTCGAATTTGACAGACATCGAGTTCCTCTACATAGATCTCTTTATCATCTCGATCTTCGCTTTCTTCTTTGGTCGTACCGAGGCTTACGATGGTCCATTAGTCAAGACAGCTCCTCTGAACAGTCTCATTAGCATCACTCCCATTCTTAGCTTAGTGACGCAAATTTTGATTGTGGCTCTATTTCAGTCCGTTAGTCTATGGCATCTTCAACAAATGGATTGGTTCAAACCGTTCAATGCTACGGAGAAAGCTGCTGAGAACAAGGACGATGTGAGCTGTACCGAAAATTACACAGTTTTCATAATCAGTTCCATGCAGTATATCATTCTAGCTGTGACATTCTCTAAGGGTCATCCATATAGAAAATCTCTGTTCACGAATTACGGTCTGCTCACCTCGTTCATTTGTCTCAGCCTCTTCTCCGTTTACCTCGCGACCTTTCCCTTTGAGTGGTTGAGTAACTGGTTCGAGCTGATTCTTCCAGAGAACGTTGGCTTCCGCTTCATCTTGGTCGGTTACGGTATCGTCAACTTCGTGATCTCGTTGCTAATGGAGTACTTCTTTGTTGACTACCtcgtttttagaaaattacgcTATCGTTGGCATAACATAGACAAATCTAGACGAAAGTTCCTCGCGATTGACCGTGACATGGCACGCGATTTAAAATGGCCACCGATCTCCCAAGAACCGTTACCAGAAGCTGCTCCCGATATTCTGATTCGTCAAAACGTCACCGAGATCAAGATCGAGAAACGCGTTCCCGAGTCCTGTCATCCTGTGGACACGAGCTTCATGAACAGCCCGATCTGTGAGAACTTTAAGCACTTTGGCTCTGCCAGAGAAGTCACTCTAAATCCCAAGTCCTTGTTCAACGATCGCAGAAACACCGTATCCATGCAAACGGTTCCTTGCTTCGAGGACAGAGATTCCGTGTTGAAACAACCGAACATAGAGCTAACAGCGAAGAGAAGATACAATTCGGAATCGGAGAAAGGAATCAATCGGTACGAAAAAGCCAGTTTTAAGAGCCACAGCACAAATCCAATCGCAACCTTGCCTAGGAACACCGCTATGGCTCTTCAACCGCAGAAATTGAGGGATTTGAAGAGCACCTTGATGCACAAAAGCGAAGATGGCTTGTCTCCCTGTACACAAAGTGTCCTTGAACTTGATATTCTACCGTCGTAGAAGAGAGCGATTTATTCTCGTGGGATTTGAATTGGTAGTGACCAAAGAACGGTACTTCGAGTAACAAACGGTAATCGTTTCAAGTTTGATGAACGATCTATTGTTTGCTATTCGACGTACCTGCCCGATTTCATAGACCGGATTGTCACGAAGTATCTCCACTTTATCTGCCAGTGCATTTGTTGTCCCATGACAATTGCAATACAAGACTGTTTTCAGCTGCTGTACGGAACCACTCAGGAACGTTTAATTCAGAGATGATCAGGAAAGTTTCGAATCACCAGCATTCAACTGGAAAAAACGATATGGCAAGTTTCCGACACGATCTCTAATCTAAATATCGTTCACAAGAGTGCATTTAGAATGCCGCGGCATTCACGACAGCTTGGTAACCAACGATGCATCCCACGAGCATCGTACGGTAGATCAACTGAAGGGGTCCCTTTTGACCTGATCTTTCTTCGTCCTCCTCCTTTACTAGTATTCGAGCATACCAGACTCGAAAGAGAAAGTATTATCATTAGTTTATTTAACTTAGATGATGGATTTTAACTTACTCTGCCGTCAGGGAGCAATGTTCTAGAAGATCAATCACCTTGGCGCAGATTGAACGAAATAGATAGTTAGAtacgttctttttctctctttttttttttttttttttttggatcTCTTTCGCGTTTAGACGTCGTCTTTTTTCACTGCGGTTTCAAAGatatacttaaaaaataaattaaagataatataatacatgGATCACGCGCTTTGTGTGACAAGATGTATAGATGGTTGCGAACGCTAATGAATTTTCTAAACTAGGAAACTATAGGGAATTGATCATATTCCCGTTTTCACGACgagctgttttctttttttcggtGATATCTAGTTTAATTTCGTCGATCTATAGTCAGGCTATtgttattgaaaatatcggACAACCTAAAACGACGCTCGTCACGTTATCGACGTTAGTAGAACAAAaagttatttgtataaaaataatgaaatttcgtcgTGAAAGCGGGAAGTTAGTGTATTTTTTTGTTGGTGTGAAGATGGGAAACTTGTAACTATACCGTAGTTTATCCCATGATAATCTTATTTAATAGAACTTCGAGAACCGACGTCCTACGATCTGCAAATGCAGAAATTCGATGCTCGTTGTCACAGATACTTACTGTTAAACCGAATAACGAGATAAATGTGTACTTATATACgcaatgaaaaatacatactTAAGCGCGTTATTCTATTATTTGCAACGCTAAGCTTGCGTTGAATTATAGCGGTTGTCGAATAACAAAGTATGTTTTTAATGTAAAAGCCTTGTTCTTTCGTCCCATCCATTAAAATGcacaaaaagaaatagatagacaataataaaataaaaaactgaaCATTTATTAAGCGCGAATACAAACGAATATCACACGCacttaatttacaaaatatccaCATCGTTACATTTCACACTGTATGTCAAGAATGTAGACGCTTTTTGCCTCGAAAGGCTTAGAtaatcgacgaaagaaagttcACCGGGCGCGACTTACAAGTTAAAACAATTTCCACGCATCACCTCGtttcgttagaaaattatatgttaGAAATCGATGCATGATAGCAACAGTTCTTCCACCTCGAACACGGACAACTTTGTTCCTGACTTTAAACATTATCTCATCACAATGTTTCACATTCCTCGAGCGTAGAATCGTCGAAATTCCCAGTTACACAGTTCCTAGATCCTCGGTATCTATCATTCGATCATTTTCCAGCCAGTTACGAAATCGTCAGAGATCCTGTCTAATACCGTGTCGTAAACTTTGTTTCATGCAAAGTTTTTACAGAGAACGATCTCTATCCCTTTTGATTCGTCTCGCTACGAATTGATAACGTAGGTTATCCAGTCGACCGTTTTAGCTACCCGATGATAGATTCCTGGCTGGCCTGGCTGAGCACACGAGTAACCCGCTGAAACGATACCTATTAGGTACCATCGTCCTGTTTTCTCCAACATCAGTGGCCCACCACTGTCACCCTGAAAATCACAGGCAAAGAACTCttaatctcttttttctttttttttttttacacaatAAAGCAATACTCAGTTCTTTCACATTCAACTTGAACATTCTAGATTATGTACTATATGTACGGGATGAGTTGAATATAATGGGTGAAGCTTTAGGAAGAAATAGCCATTGGCAGTAAATAGCTGTATCTGGTACCCGTTTTATAGAGACGATGTAATTCATCGTTAAAGttattagtaaattaatattccggttaattattaaattaaactcaCTTGGCAGGAGTCCTTGCCACCTCCACGGTACCCAGCACACATCATCTCGTCATAAATCACAACGTTAATCCCATTGGACCGATGCCATCTCTCACAAATTCGATTGTCTATCACAGGTACGTCTACTGCCTGTAGTGTCTTGGGGCGTAATCTCGATCCTGTTCATTTGAACAGAATTCAATATACGACCATCATTAGCCCGAACTCTGTAATGTTTCAGATAAATCGTTTCTGTATTTACCAGCCTGCAACGCTCCCCATCCAGCAGCCCATCCATACTGTCCTAGAAAGTCCTCGTTTTTCTCGGGCAAACAGATCGGCGCTATGTGAGGCATGTAATGAACCGGTCGATCTAATCGTAGAACAGCCACGTCGAACCTGAACAACAGGCAATTTCATTTCAGCGTCTGCTAGAAACACTCGTGAAATGTCAACGTACCTGTCAGCTTGAGGAGTGAACTTGAAGTAAGGATGAACGCGAATCTCTCTGACACCGAAGGTGTATGCTGGTAACGTCTCGCTAGCGGAATTTACTACGTAATCACCTAGAGTGACTTGAACTTGACGAGCTGATGCCCTaaacgtaaaacgaaagaaaaattgaaagaaaatagagaCCGATATTGCACTTGCAGAATTTTTATCATAGTATCGAGGCTTTCAATTCTGAGCCACATATAGAACTTCGAGAAATTCTGCAAGTCGTAACAGCTTCAGATGTTCGATATTCCACTTACTTGGCTACACAGTGACCAGCAGTGACGACGTGGAATCGATTAACGAGAGTGCCGCCGCATCGACTGGACCCGATTCGTATATACGCCTGAGAAAGTAGAACATTTTCTCTGTTTAAAAGACGATACAAAAGGCTGGAAAGGATTGACTACGATTCGTCAATGCAAATCTGACCTGCCATGGAAAACTGCCGAATCCTGCGTCGTCGCCTCCGACGATTCTTCTTTGCGCGGTTTGCTTCGAGACGGGAATCCCGCAGCCTGTAATTACGAGGATGTAGATTCTCCATTTCAATCTAAATATGTAGTATCGGTTTGCAGTGTTCGTTTACGAGCAGCTCTTGAAGAGTTAGTAGcggaatatgtataaatacacTGCTCAAAACAATCAGGGCATCGTTTTCCGTATcaattgcatttttatatctttttcttgcgtttatacgtttttttaattattacctTAACCTTTTTAAgacgaatttttcttttaacaacGAACGTAGTGATACATTAGTTCAGATTATGATACATGCGAATTTGAGAAATTAagtttaattatcatttttaaaactATCAGATGAAcaactattatatatttcagtCTATCAATTATAATAGAATCTTCTCTTTGCTTATTTAACGCAATAGAATCATTCATAGTAACGATcctctaattattttatgcagtatatatgtatgttcaaACACTTTGGTACCGTGGCGACGGAAACATCTTTCACTTGATAACGTTTCGTTGGTCTTCAAGTTAGTATTACCGAATTAGACTTGGAGTAATTCAATGAAACATTTGACGATCAAACTACCAAGCAATAACACGTTTTAAATCGCGACTCTATCGATTCTGTTTCTTATATTccgttaaaataaaagtgtCCTCTTAAACGCGGTTCGactggaagaaaaatttcacttaTTTGTAACTACTCTGTAAGTTAATTAGATTTATGGAAATCTCTTTTTATACTCGTATAGACGAGATTGATGATTAAAGATGGAGATCGTACTTCAGGGGGACGGAGGACTTATTCCTCGCGAACTAGGAACACCGGAAGTGGATACGAAATTCAGAGGACGCGCGTGACAAGAGAACCGTCGAAGAAGTGCGGAACAGACTCGTTGTTATCACGATGAACATGCAAGATCGATTGACAAATAAGGTGAGAAAACTTCATCCGAAGGAAGGCAGGCAGGAAGATCGCGACACGTGCAAGTATCGAAAGAGGAAGACGAAGATGACTTATTGTGCCGGCTGGTGTACATCCTATCATGCTTTGGAAGGTGTAAACAGAGAAAGTGAAGGCATTCGATGACATGCTAAGGAAAGTGCAAGTGTTAAAGAGACGAGTAATTTACAAGTCAAGAAGATTTCGACATGCTGATGAAAGTGctaatgtaatatttgtaggacaaaaaagagaaatagacaagtagaaaaaaaaaagaaaaactaaaaagaacaaaaatatggaatagCGAAGAAACATGTAAATGGGAATAAAGGAAGATCGAGTGAAGTaatgcaaaaaaaaagagagaagataTGAAAGAAACGTCTCTTAAATAAGAGAGAAGAATAACGTCATTCAGGAAGCATTTCCAAAGAAAGACAGCGGTGGTCGATCATGCTAGTGCAAGAATCGGATGACATGCTTCTGTAGGAAGGACTTACGATCATCGTTGGCGGTCTCCGTGTAAGTATCCAACGGAAGCGGCTGAGATTGATCTCTAGGTGCCTCAATCAGGTTATAATCAGAGCTACCTTTCGGTTCTTTCCGCTGACAACAAGCGTACATGATGCCACCGCAACTGCCGTCCAAAAGGCCAGCGGACATCCAGCACATTAGAAAAAATTCGCAGCTTCGTCCGTCAGCGCACAACGTATCGTCACCCTTCCACAGCGGTCTTTTTTGTTGACGCGGCTCTGCACAAAACAGGGCAAActgttctttcttctcctttctctcttaCGACATTTTTCCCCTTTTTGTCTCTCCAAAAcggataattaaaatgaaacaacgGAAGGTCCTCGTTACTCGTTGATTTTTCACGTTTACGTTTCATACCAGACATCTCTGATATGTGCAAAGCAAGGTCTGATTACTCCAAGCCTAGCTTCAGAATACTTTCGCAAGAGAAACGAGCTGAAAATATTGAGCAATTCGCGAGAGAATTGAAAATGAGCGCAATCGTTTTAAAAAGTCACCGAAAGAAGTTTTATTTCACAGGGCGTCGTTAATACAATCGCGATGTGGTTTAACGAAATCGTAAAAGCAACAGGAAAGAACCTTCGAGCGCTTCTGTCGTAACGATACGACCAACGCGGATGACGGAAATCGTCGGCTCGACGGAAACGGGTCCGAATGTCACAATCGTTGCGACACCCGGTTAGGATATTGCGCCCGGGCTAATTTACAATTATCCGACTAGTACGAAATCCAGAGGCGCGATGTAATGTAATCCGGTATCGGTTTCACTCATTGGATTAGCGAAAGACCGGAAACGCTCTGCGAAACGGACTTTCAACAGGTGCGACTAGACCACGGCTCATCGGTACGTCGCTCTCTGTTAAAACACCGATCAACGCTGATCGTTTCACGGGGAACGTACCTGATTCTAACCTAGGGTAATCGTCGAGGGTTTGCTTTCGATGATCTGGAACAACAATTTCCTctcttaataaaaaagaaaaaaattatcaagttatctttttcataaaagatatttaaccgtcaaagttataataaaaaccATTCATGGCCATTTCGTAGCTAttctatattgaaatttctgttcaatcaaagataaaagaaaaatagaaaaatcaagtggaataaaatatcgaatccaATTCAACATAGAACCGCAAACAGTTAACacgatatgaaaaaaaaatcaagCCGATGCTAGCTTTTCCCATCCTTCCAACCAAACCAGAGATCGACGTCACAAATTTCAAGTGCCATTTACgtacatatctatatataatatattttaccaatataaacATCACacgagaaagataaaataaatctatttttgttaattttctgaCTCTCGTGCCACTTGAtggtgaaataataaataaataaatacggaAAGATTGAAGGTGGAAAAGAtgcaaatggaaaattttgatGTGGAATTGGTTGACAACATATCGAATGTTAAAATTCTTCTATAAAATACGAGAAATGTGATTTATgctttttatttcacattataCATTACCTCTGATCTCGTCCTCAAAATCCGGCAAGTGGTTAGACTGTTGGAAAAACGATGCGCTGCCACCCACCGGGGGTGGGATGTCGTTGTCACGGAAGATCAATCGTGG carries:
- the LOC132913709 gene encoding polyamine-transporting ATPase 13A3 isoform X2; protein product: MNGTRGNGILHLKNGIDYINPGEEDQMEIYGYKRNNILTAVTWFLIIITGGLLRLVFHWIPHLMLLATHSKCQLETADTVLLVEKFQGKHTSYYVKKLQTLAAQDILGKPFDGKSLMDNEPWMENGSVITVKEVKEEYPSSLSLHLAGGQFKQVPSIILFHCKKLTYVWDPERSEFLKLRGLDVGVLTSTLHQMQGLNSLEQHMRRCVYGNNEIVIRVKSILTLLCLEVLNPFYVFQLFSFCLWIADNYYYYAMVILAMSSVGIIMAVFQTRRNQHNLRSTVHSSDVATVMRDRATGQTATVPAEKLVPGDILVIPSHGCLMPCDAVLLTGNCILNESMLTGESVPVTKTPIPSSNEMIYDIKEHARHTLFCGTRVIQTRYYGSEKVLAVVVRTGFNTSKGGLVRSIMYPPPVDFKFEQDSYKFVVLLAGIASIGVIYTIVTKAMRGVPNHHIALEALDLVTIVVPPALPAAMTVGRMVAQRRLEKNKIYCTSPRTINVSGSIDCICFDKTGTLTEDGLDMWGVVNTIDKKFQPPIKDITSLPLNDLLIGMVTCHGITIIENQLVGDPLDLKMFESTGWSLEEPDVSDTSKFSMLFPTIVRPPKGSNLLKKLPNEIRISISRQNSMSSDVIDNISLNNIDTTLTGSTTELGEQGLEIGIVRQFPFTSSLQRMSVITRTLGANHYDLYCKGSPEMILSLSRAETIPADFGTVLQDYTSEGYRVIGLAHKSLNRLPYAKVQRLSRESAESDLTFLAFVIMENRLKPETTPVISALNTACIKTVMVTGDNMLTALSVARDCDIVKPGTPVIAVSATQQNQMKPQIYFTKSSSQPSMGHGDLSEMTDLNSVASLETVESGSFGNNQFDNDVNYLADDLHHSKNKYVFSLTGKTWALVKQYYPELIPKLVTRGAIFARMSPDQKQQLVQELQSLGYYVAMVGDGANDCGALKAAHTGISLSDTESSVASPFTSRETNISCVLTVIREGRAALVTSFGIFKYMASYSLTQFISVMLLYSFESNLTDIEFLYIDLFIISIFAFFFGRTEAYDGPLVKTAPLNSLISITPILSLVTQILIVALFQSVSLWHLQQMDWFKPFNATEKAAENKDDVSCTENYTVFIISSMQYIILAVTFSKGHPYRKSLFTNYGLLTSFICLSLFSVYLATFPFEWLSNWFELILPENVGFRFILVGYGIVNFVISLLMEYFFVDYLVFRKLRYRWHNIDKSRRKFLAIDRDMARDLKWPPISQEPLPEAAPDILIRQNVTEIKIEKRVPESCHPVDTSFMNSPICENFKHFGSAREVTLNPKSLFNDRRNTVSMQTVPCFEDRDSVLKQPNIELTAKRRYNSESEKGINRYEKASFKSHSTNPIATLPRNTAMALQPQKLRDLKSTLMHKSEDGLSPCTQSVLELDILPS